A genome region from Dickeya dadantii NCPPB 898 includes the following:
- a CDS encoding oxalate decarboxylase family bicupin, translating to MNALTRRNFMAFTVGGTVALAAGKLHAQDNAIPWTGNGLGGNDPGPQNPLRQAQNPDLVNPPFTDNGTLPNLRFSFSDAHIRKGSGGWTRQVTQRELGISTTIAGVDMRLNAGGVRELHWHKEGEWAYMLYGNARITAIDAEGRWFVDDLGVGDLWYFPPGVPHSIQGLGPDGCEFLLAFDSGNFDEDSTFLLSDWFKHVPPEVLAKNFGVPVETFSHLPSPSEEYIFAAPVPGAIDKGAFGGAGQVANPFSHRMLAQTPIKMKGGTVRITDSSVFKVSKTIAAALVELEPGAMRELHWHPNNDEWQYYLEGEGRMGVFASSGQARTFDFRAGDVGYVPFAMGHYVENTGTTPLRFLELFKSDHYADISLNQWLALTPPALLEQHLHLNDTFMRSLQKTKAPIVPDYPATDTHQKR from the coding sequence ATGAATGCATTAACACGTCGAAACTTTATGGCGTTTACTGTCGGTGGAACCGTCGCGCTGGCCGCCGGTAAACTGCATGCGCAAGACAACGCCATTCCGTGGACCGGCAATGGCCTGGGCGGTAATGACCCCGGCCCGCAAAACCCGCTGCGGCAAGCGCAGAACCCGGATCTGGTCAACCCGCCGTTTACCGACAACGGTACCCTGCCCAACCTGCGTTTTTCTTTTAGCGACGCGCACATACGCAAAGGCAGCGGCGGCTGGACGCGCCAGGTGACGCAACGAGAACTGGGCATTTCCACCACCATCGCCGGTGTTGATATGCGCCTTAACGCCGGCGGCGTCCGAGAACTGCACTGGCACAAAGAAGGTGAATGGGCTTATATGCTGTACGGCAATGCCCGCATCACCGCCATCGACGCCGAGGGACGCTGGTTTGTCGACGATCTGGGCGTCGGCGATTTATGGTATTTCCCGCCCGGCGTACCGCACTCCATTCAGGGTCTAGGGCCGGATGGCTGCGAATTTCTGCTGGCGTTTGACAGCGGCAACTTCGACGAAGACAGCACCTTCCTGCTGAGCGACTGGTTCAAGCACGTACCGCCGGAAGTGCTGGCAAAAAACTTCGGCGTACCGGTAGAAACATTCAGCCATCTGCCCAGCCCGTCCGAAGAGTACATTTTTGCCGCGCCAGTGCCGGGGGCGATCGATAAAGGCGCATTTGGCGGCGCAGGTCAGGTTGCCAACCCATTCAGTCACCGCATGCTGGCGCAAACCCCAATCAAGATGAAGGGTGGCACGGTACGCATTACCGATTCATCGGTGTTCAAGGTGTCCAAAACCATTGCCGCCGCGCTGGTGGAACTGGAGCCCGGCGCGATGCGGGAACTGCACTGGCACCCCAACAATGACGAATGGCAATACTATCTCGAAGGGGAAGGACGGATGGGGGTGTTCGCTTCATCCGGGCAGGCGCGAACCTTCGATTTTCGGGCCGGCGACGTCGGCTATGTGCCGTTCGCCATGGGGCACTATGTGGAGAATACCGGCACCACGCCGCTGCGTTTTCTGGAACTGTTCAAGAGCGACCACTACGCGGATATCTCTCTCAACCAATGGCTGGCGCTGACGCCGCCGGCGCTGCTGGAACAGCACCTGCACCTGAACGACACCTTCATGCGTTCGTTGCAAAAAACCAAAGCGCCGATTGTCCCTGATTATCCGGCAACGGATACGCATCAAAAACGCTAA
- the slyD gene encoding peptidylprolyl isomerase, which translates to MKVAKDLVVSLAYQVRTEDGVLVDESPVSAPLDYLHGHGSLISGLEKALEGRDVGERFDVSVGANDAYGEYDDNLVQRVPKDVFVGVDELQVGMRFLADTDQGPVPVEITEVQDEHVVVDGNHMLAGQNLKFNVEVVAIREATEEELAHGHVHGAHDHDHDHDGCCGGHGHDHDHDHEHGKGGCGGNGGCGCHH; encoded by the coding sequence ATGAAAGTAGCAAAAGACCTGGTGGTCAGCCTGGCCTATCAGGTACGTACGGAAGATGGTGTATTGGTTGATGAGTCTCCGGTGAGCGCACCGCTGGACTATCTGCATGGTCACGGCTCGCTGATTTCCGGTCTGGAAAAAGCGCTGGAAGGCCGCGATGTGGGCGAGCGTTTTGACGTGAGCGTCGGCGCTAACGACGCCTACGGCGAATATGATGACAATCTGGTTCAGCGCGTGCCGAAAGACGTGTTTGTCGGCGTAGACGAGCTGCAGGTCGGCATGCGTTTTCTGGCCGATACCGATCAGGGTCCCGTGCCGGTAGAAATCACCGAAGTGCAGGACGAGCACGTGGTGGTTGACGGTAACCACATGCTGGCGGGCCAGAACCTGAAGTTCAACGTGGAAGTGGTTGCTATCCGCGAAGCGACGGAAGAAGAACTGGCGCACGGCCATGTACACGGCGCGCACGATCATGACCACGATCACGACGGTTGCTGCGGCGGCCACGGCCATGATCACGACCATGACCATGAACACGGTAAAGGCGGTTGTGGCGGTAACGGCGGCTGCGGTTGCCACCACTGA
- a CDS encoding YheV family putative zinc ribbon protein, whose product MRKRFIAGAVCPKCHAQDTLAVGREGDDEVVVCVHCGYQQSQSETPPKAATPPAGEIIGMFRPE is encoded by the coding sequence ATGCGGAAACGTTTTATTGCCGGGGCGGTGTGCCCGAAATGTCACGCGCAGGATACGCTGGCGGTGGGGCGTGAGGGCGACGATGAGGTGGTGGTGTGTGTGCACTGCGGTTATCAGCAGAGCCAGTCGGAAACGCCGCCCAAAGCCGCCACCCCGCCAGCCGGCGAAATCATCGGTATGTTTCGCCCGGAATAG